The Seleniivibrio woodruffii genome contains a region encoding:
- a CDS encoding Fic family protein: MIRKVITGNYENVHFSDRYDSEQVAVMLREVDVRSSHFAKLPILPDVRAFLTGELVTASIFANASIGMPELYESEARSFLKGGKSILEPHQQRFVGNVKRAYEYMDRNHKKFEMNTEELRKLHMMFTLDTENALPGVFRTRKRQEENKDYTPPATSLQELTEDLCKWFSTDDMKKQHPLIRAFLAHYHIGMLQPFTNGNGRTARAAEGMLLMQSGHKYLHHALTQYYHRNRKDYIKAFIQNEKTGGFDMTPFLLFCLDGAARAYRLLNDMAVSGLRMIGVKDYIRLLRTQKKITERQRELLDILFRYDKPFSLNDLLTNPVFAGLYKSVTENTARNDIKRLKELSMIASEDDRTFVFNRFVLG; the protein is encoded by the coding sequence ATGATCAGAAAGGTTATCACAGGAAATTACGAAAACGTACACTTCAGCGACAGATACGACAGCGAACAGGTCGCAGTCATGCTGCGTGAGGTGGATGTGCGTTCGTCCCATTTCGCAAAGCTCCCGATCCTCCCCGACGTCCGTGCCTTTCTGACAGGTGAACTTGTGACGGCTTCAATCTTTGCAAACGCATCCATAGGCATGCCGGAGCTTTACGAATCTGAGGCGAGATCGTTCCTTAAAGGCGGAAAATCTATCCTCGAACCACATCAGCAGCGTTTTGTGGGCAACGTCAAACGTGCCTATGAATATATGGACAGAAACCACAAAAAATTTGAGATGAACACCGAAGAACTGCGAAAACTCCATATGATGTTCACTCTGGACACGGAGAACGCCCTGCCGGGAGTCTTCCGCACCCGCAAAAGACAGGAGGAGAACAAGGACTACACTCCCCCTGCAACCTCTCTTCAGGAACTGACAGAAGACCTCTGCAAGTGGTTTTCCACTGACGATATGAAGAAACAGCACCCGCTTATCCGTGCATTCCTCGCACATTACCACATCGGGATGCTACAGCCCTTCACAAACGGTAACGGCAGAACAGCCAGAGCCGCAGAGGGGATGCTTCTCATGCAGAGCGGTCATAAGTATCTGCACCACGCCCTTACGCAGTATTATCACCGCAATCGCAAGGACTACATAAAGGCTTTCATCCAGAACGAAAAGACAGGCGGATTCGATATGACGCCTTTCCTGCTCTTCTGTCTGGACGGAGCCGCCAGAGCCTACAGACTGCTTAACGACATGGCAGTGAGCGGTCTGCGAATGATAGGCGTAAAGGATTACATACGACTGCTTCGCACCCAGAAAAAGATAACCGAGCGCCAAAGGGAGCTTCTGGACATCCTGTTCAGATATGATAAACCCTTTTCCCTGAACGATCTGCTGACAAACCCCGTTTTTGCGGGGCTCTACAAAAGCGTTACGGAGAACACCGCCAGAAACGACATAAAGAGACTGAAAGAACTGAGCATGATAGCTTCTGAGGACGACAGGACGTTCGTTTTCAACCGTTTCGTGCTGGGATAG
- a CDS encoding helix-turn-helix domain-containing protein yields MSETLTMLGNRIRELRKKKGLSQEKLAQRSNISPKYVGEIERGEVNISVSVLTELANALDTTVAELMENRHTADKSELLAEIEAYLKKADNGSIRKIYLFIKHFC; encoded by the coding sequence ATGTCAGAAACACTAACAATGCTCGGAAACAGAATAAGAGAACTTAGGAAGAAAAAAGGCCTTTCTCAGGAGAAGTTAGCTCAAAGATCCAATATCAGTCCGAAATATGTCGGAGAGATTGAGAGGGGAGAGGTGAATATCTCTGTGTCAGTGCTTACAGAGCTTGCGAACGCCCTTGATACCACTGTTGCAGAGCTTATGGAAAACCGTCACACAGCAGACAAATCAGAACTGCTGGCCGAAATTGAGGCATATCTGAAAAAGGCCGACAACGGCAGTATCAGAAAAATATACCTGTTCATCAAACATTTCTGCTGA
- a CDS encoding ROK family protein produces the protein MYICFDIGGTNIKAGLFSHDGEMIEKVSVKTPPEYDRILDILISIAESYHSLKACAVAVPGTCMPADGKVLFCPNLSALNGHNLKNDIAAKLGIPVFLENDANMAALGEYFFFEKNNIKNMIFLTLGTGVGGGAILNGQLLTSDISLFEAGHININPEGPRCGCGKRGCLETYASVSGLLRTYANLSSAQELPDGANKVFSLYKSGDRVAGLSFEVLGGCLGIGMATLANILVPEKIKIGGGLSEMSEAFLPNTLKVFSKHIYPAYRDKVTIELSGLKNNAGLSGCAATCMLGR, from the coding sequence ATGTATATCTGTTTTGACATAGGCGGAACAAACATTAAGGCGGGACTTTTCAGCCACGACGGCGAGATGATTGAGAAGGTATCCGTCAAAACACCGCCTGAATATGACCGCATTCTGGACATACTTATCAGCATAGCCGAAAGCTACCACAGCCTGAAAGCCTGTGCTGTGGCTGTTCCGGGGACATGTATGCCCGCTGACGGCAAAGTGCTCTTCTGCCCCAACCTTTCAGCTCTGAACGGACATAACCTGAAAAACGACATCGCCGCAAAACTGGGTATTCCGGTTTTTCTTGAAAACGATGCGAACATGGCGGCGCTTGGCGAGTATTTCTTCTTTGAAAAGAACAACATAAAGAACATGATATTTCTGACGCTGGGAACGGGGGTCGGCGGCGGAGCTATCCTGAACGGCCAGCTTCTCACATCCGACATATCCCTCTTTGAAGCGGGGCACATAAACATCAACCCCGAAGGCCCCAGATGCGGATGCGGAAAGCGGGGATGCCTTGAGACCTATGCCAGCGTTAGCGGACTTCTGCGCACCTATGCGAACCTCTCATCGGCACAGGAACTGCCGGACGGAGCGAACAAGGTATTTTCACTTTATAAGTCCGGAGACAGGGTTGCTGGGCTGAGTTTCGAAGTGCTCGGCGGCTGTCTGGGAATAGGAATGGCAACACTGGCAAATATCCTCGTGCCTGAAAAGATTAAAATAGGCGGCGGACTTTCTGAAATGTCCGAAGCTTTCCTGCCAAACACCCTCAAGGTGTTCTCAAAACACATCTACCCTGCCTACAGGGACAAGGTGACCATCGAGCTTTCAGGGCTTAAGAACAATGCGGGACTTTCCGGATGTGCGGCAACCTGCATGCTCGGCAGGTAA